A stretch of DNA from Dehalobacterium formicoaceticum:
AGTGAGGTTATCATAATGAAGGTTCTGCTCTTAGAGCATCCCCGGTATATTGCCCGGGAAAGATGTAATGATATTGCCAATACACCCCTGTCCTCCAGTTTGATTAGCGGCTATGTTGCCGGTATGTTGTCCGACAGGGGACATGAAGTAAAAATAATTGAAGGATATTTGGAAAAGATGTCCTATGATGAGATCTTCGATGAGGTTCGGGACTTCTCCCCGGATCTGATGGCGGTACACCTGGTGTACAGCTGGGGGAATAATCAGAACTTATTTGCTTTGATCAACAAATTAAAATCGGATGGTAGCGCGAAGTTTGTCCTGGTGTACGGATTTTATCCCACTTTTGCCTATGAAGAAATCCTCCGATCATGTCCGGCTCTTGACGGAGCCGTAATCAGTGAACCTGAACTTACCCTTGCAGAATTGACGGAAAGGTTTGACGGTACTGGTGTTCCCAAAAGTATCTCCGGCATGGCTTGGCGGAATGAAGACGGTTCTCTTGAGGTAAAGAGACGGGACCCTGTTGAAAATCTGGATGATCTGCCTTATCCGTTGCGTACTCCGGTGATGATGAAGATGTATGAAGTTAATCTGGAAGGCAGCAGGGGCTGTTACGGTGGATGTACCTTTTGCTATATTAATCCTTACTATGGACGAGAGCATGCTTGCTGGCGGGGTCGTACGCCGGAACATATCATGAGTGAAATAGATCAGATTATAGCTAAGTGGGGGAAAAAAGAGTTCTATTTTACCGATCCCAACTTTTTCGGCCCTGGGAAAAGAGGGCAGGAAAGGGCTCTGAAATTGGCGCAGATGATAAAAGAGAGAAAGATTCATTTTGGCATTGAGGCGCGAGTCAATGATATTCATGAAGAAACCATTTCCGCTTTGGTGGAGGCAGGCTTGAGGGATATCCTGATCGGACTGGAAAGCGGCAAGGATGATTCCCTGAAACGTCTCAATAAAATGACTACCGTCGCCCAAAATGAAAGAGCCCTGAAAATCCTTCGGAAGTATGGCATTGAGCCCAATGTGGGGTTTATTATGTTTGAGCCGGATTCTTCATTGGCCGATATCAGAACCAACCTTGAATTTCTTTTGAGAAACGATTTATTAAAAAACTTAGCGATTACGGCCAATGTACTTTATCATCCCCAGATTATTCTTCAGGGCACCAAGGCTTACCAAGAATTAAAAAAGGCGGGCCGGCTGGTGCTTGGTGCCACTACCTATGAAGGGGCAGCTGATTTTGCTGATCCCCAAGTAAAGACTCTAGCCGAGGCCATGAGCCAAATTACCAATCATCTTTTTGTGAAAATGAATGATATTTGGAGCGGCAGGGTGCCAGAGCCGGAAGACGCAGAAGGAAGATATCAAAAATTAAACCAACTGCTGGTCCAAAGTTTTAGCCATGGCTTGGAGCAGCTGGAATCAGGTGTGGTATTTTCTAATGAGGAGATTAGTCAAATCGTAGCTTTCCAAAAGCAGAAAATGAATGAATATTTACCCCTGTAAGAGAAGATGCCCGTCTGAAGAATTTGGCCAAATTCTTCAGACGGGCATCTTTGGTTCTGCTTTCAGAAAGCATAAATTTTTAAAGGTTGAAAGTATTAATTTTCTTTATTTTTTTGATCACTTCTGGTATTAGCCAAAGATGCTGCGCAGCCAGCTCATGATCGAGTCTAAAAGATGATTGCTCTAAAGCCTTGCTATATCTACATTTTAAGATTTTTTACACTAAACTTGGATTATAACAAATAATTTGCATAAAATCATCTTCAAAAAAGAAGGAAATTGGTAAAAGATGCCTAATATAACACAATATTTGGCAATATGACAAAATATATTAATTATGTAAAGGGAGAGATATTTTTGAGGAAATTTGTCAATTACACACTTGTTTGTATGCTGTTCCTAATGTTGTGCCTGATAGTTCTGCCAGGCACGTCCAAGGTGTGGGCGGAAGGAGAGACTTCCCTTCTTGAGCAAAAAACCCCTGATCAAATGTTAAAGGAAATGACAACAGGGTTAGATCCTAAGCTAAGGGAGGACTACCTGCCGGAGGAAGCCTGGACGGATAGAATGCTGGTACAATATGCTGCCGGAAAAAAAGAAACCGGTCGCAAAGAAATCATTACTGCTCTGAAAGGATCCTTTAAAGAATTTGGTACACTTAGTTTAGATGGGTGGGATCTGATCCATCTTACAGCAAAGCAGAATCCCTTGAAAGTGATCAAAGAATTGGAAGGCAAGGAAGGAATAATACATATTCAGCCGGATGAATTACTGTATCTGGCAGGAGCGGATCCGAATCTAAAACAGCAATGGAGTCTGGGTTTGGATGTGACTTTGGAACGTGTCTCCCTCAATCAGGATCAAGGATCTTCTCAGGTTATAGAAGGGAAAGAAGAATGAACGGGGAGCTTTACTCTCACAAACCAGGCCTATGGGAGAGACCCGGACCTATGTTAATAACGCCGCCGGATTGCCTGTTCTAATGACGGATGCCACAGGCAAAAGCACCGCCTATGCCTATGACTATGTGAATAGGCTCAAAGAAAAGAGAGCCAATTATGACGGAATCACCATCACCTATCACCCCACGGGTCAACCGGATCAATATGCGGTCTGGAAGGATACCGGGGGAAACAAGGTGTACGGAGATGCCCTGACCTACAGTTATTTTGGAGACGGGGTTACCCGGGAAAGAAAGGTGGGGAATTACAGCACCACTTTCCAATATGATCCGGTTTTAAACCGGACATCTGTGCAAGTGTTTGTTGTAAAATAAAAATACCGGAAAATGCAGAAGGAAGATATCAAAAATTAAGCCAACTGCTGGTCCAAGGTTTCCCCCCTGTAAAAGAAGATGCCCGCTGAAGAATTTGGCAAAATCACTCAGCGGGCATCAAATTCTGGTTTTTTTGATCAATCCTAGTTTTAGCCGAAGATGCTGCGCAGCCAGCTCATGATCGAGTCTAAAAGATTTTGGAAAAAGCCCTTGTTTTCATTTAGCGTATCCTTGACGATATCAAGATTCCGGCTAATACTGTCCAATTGTTTGGTGATGGTATCAACATTCAAATCCAGCTTGCTGATTTTTTCCATTAGGTTGAGAATTTGATTGACCTGCTCTTCGGAAAGATTGATCCCTAATTCCTGAGCAATATTTAAAATCACCTGTCGCATATCTTCCGGTGTTTTGATATTTTGCTGGGTAATCTCTTTTTTTACGTTTTGGATCAGTTTCACGGCTTCGTCTTTACCAATGTCCTGGCTGATATCTTCCGTGACGAAAAGCTCTTCATTGGCCGTTTCTTTGGCATCAGTGGATAGTTTTTCCCCAGTAGCTTCTTCAAAGGCCAGCATAATACCGGTGAGAGCCGTTGTTCCCGTGACATCAAAAGGAGCCGCTATCTGCACCTCCGCGTCTTTGACTCCTGCTGTGACCAAGGCGTTGGCATACATTTCCTTGGTTACCCAGGTAATATTATGGGTGCTGACGCCCAGACCCTCCCCTCTGGGCAATAATTTGACATGAGAGGAAGAAATCGCTTTCGTACCGATCTTCTCCTTGGTGGCAATTCCTTTGAGATGCTCCTCCACATCTTGAATGGATACTTCGATAATATCCACATCTCTTTCAGAGACACCGAATTCCTCCAGCATTTGGGTTCTTTGGGCAGCGGTTAAATCTGCGCCCAGGCTTACCGCTTCTGTTTTTCCAGCGAGAACAGCCAAGGGTGCAAGCATGAGCAACATGGTAATGACGCCGAGCATCATAAGGATTTTTCTGTTTTTAATGGACATAGCTTCACTCCTATTCAAAAATTTAGTTTTTCCCTTCCAGATATTATAGACTGTCTCCAACCTAAAAATGTTTCCTAAATTTTAAATTTTTATCTTCAGGGAAGTAGTCTTAAAATAATCTAAGTACTATGGAAAATCATCCGTGGACATGGCAGCTCCCGGGGAAGTTATTCTAAGTACCTCCCCCGGAGGAAAATATGAATCCCGGCAAGGTACCTCCTTCTCCGCCGCTTTGGCGGCGGCTGCGGCCGCCCTGCTCCTTGAACAAAATCCGGATATGCAGCCCGCTGAGATAAAAAAGGCCCTGATGGAAACGGGAGATTTGTTGTCAACCCTAATAGAGAGAACCCAAACCGGCAGAAAAGTGAATGCAGGGAATGCCCTTGAAAAAATCAGACCGGATCAAATAACGGATATTGAAGGCAGTGTTATACCGGTGGATAGGGATATGCAGGTAAGGGAAAGTATTGATATGACAGTCCTCCGTCAGGGTGACGGCGGTAAGCCGGGCACGGTTACAGGGGGATTTGGTTACCATATGATGATTGTGGACGGAACCGTCTGGGCCTGGGGCAGAAATTGGACAGGTCAATTGGGCGACGGGACAAATATAAATCGCGCCATGCCGGGGCCTGTGCGTAATTTATTTCAGGTAACTGCTGTGGACGGCGGTTTTGAACACAGCATCGCCTTAAAAAGTGACGGCACGGTCTGGACCTGGGGTAACAATAGCTATGGTAAATTAGGTGACGGAACAACTACCTCACGCTACGCACCGGTGCAGACAGCCGGATTATCCGATGTTACTGCCATTTCAGCCGGGTATGATTTTAATATTGCCCTAAAAAGCGACGGCACAGTATGGGCTTGGGGCAGAAACCGGTATGGCCAATTGGGTGACGGCACCACTGTGTCCAGCTCTTTACCGGTGCAGGTCAGCGGTTTGCGGAACATCATCGCTATCAGTGCCGGTTGTGAACATGCCTTGGCCATAAAAAGTGACGGTACCGTTTGGGCTTGGGGCAAAAATGGAAAAGGCCAGCTGGGTGACGGGACAAACACCGCGCGTAATACGCCGGTGCAGGTGACGGGCTTGAATTCAATTACTGCCATCTCCTGCGGAGTGGATCATACCCTGGCTGTTAAAGAGGACGGCACCGTCTGGGCCTGGGGAGATAATTCTTATGGCGCGTTAGGAGACGGCAGTTTGGTGGGTCGTAATATACCGGTCCAGGTCGATGGTTTACTCAATGCCCAAAAGGTCATTGCAGGATATTATTACAGTCATGTGCTGAAAGATGACGGTACCCTGTGGTCGGCAGGCTTCAATAATAGCGGAAGCCTGGGTGACGGAACATCAACAGACAGCAGTATCTTCAAAATGAATCCGTATCTCACTCAGGTAACAGAGGTAGGGGAGCATAACGGAAGGAATACCATGATCTTAAAAGCAGATGGTTCGTGCTTTTTGTGGGGGCCGAACAATTATGGTCAACTGGGGCCCGGCACCAACGCCTATTATGAGAGTGTGCCGTTGAAGCTGGGCCTCCAGACCTCCATCGTTAAAGGAGCGGCCGGCAGCTATCACTCCATGGTCGTGGAAAAGGGTGAAGTCCTGGCCTGGGGATATAATGGAAGCGGCATCTTGGGAGACGGAACAACAACGAATCGCAATACACCGGCAAAGGTGCTGCAGCTGCAACAGGTGATGGGCATTTCCGGCAAGAATTTGCACAGTCGGGCCTTACTGAGTGACGGGACTGTTAAAGCCTGGGGTAATAACAGCCAGGGACAGTTAGGTGATAATACAAGAACAGGCAGACTCACCCCGGTGTCGGTGTTAAACCTAAACCATATCGTAGGAATCGGTGCCGGTTACTATCACAGTGCGGGCCTGAAAAGCGACGGAACCGTTTGGACCTGGGGGATGAACAGTTCCGGCCAGCTGGGAACCGGAGATTATTACTTTTATCTGGCTCCGGTGCAGGTGAGCAGCTTGAGCGGCGTCAAAGCCATTTCCGTGGGCAGGCAGCATAATCTGGCTCTGAAAAGCGATGGCACTGTCTGGGCTTGGGGAGAAAACGCATATGGTCAGCTGGGTGATAATACGACGACGGGGCGGGTAGTTCCGGTGCAGGTCCTCGCCCTAAGCGATATCGTTGCTGTATCAGCCGGCGATAGAAATTCATTGGCCTTGAAAAGCGACGGTACGGTCTGGTCCTGGGGAGGCAGTACGACTCCTTATCTCCCGACGCAAATATCCACCTTAAGCAATGTAACAGGAATATCCGCAGGGGGTGTGCACAACCTGGTCTTAAAAAGCGATGGCACAGCCTATGCCTGGGGGCAAAACTACTACGGTCAGTTGGGGGATGGTACTAATACTACCCGGGGAGTACCTGTAAAGGTGCAGCGTTTCGAAAGCGGCGTCCTGGTATCGGCCGGATATGATTTTTCTTTAGGTCTAAGCAGTGATCATAATATCTGGACCTGGGGACAGAACACATATGGACAGTTGGGCGATGGTACCTTTAGATCCAATGTGTGGCCCAAGCCCAATATTTCTACGGGTCCCAGTTTCTATTATCAATATGATCATAACAATCGTTTAATCATGAGGCAAGGCAATACGACCTGGCAGTTTATATATGATCAGAACGGGAATCTGCTGTCCAAAGAACCGTTAAATTAATATTTGAAGGATAGAAGGGCGGGTTGGCATTGAAAAAAATTATTGCGTGGATATTATTGGTGACATTTTTATTCGGCAGTATCCCGGTACCATCCTTGGCGGCTGCTTCATTCAAGGACTTAGATATCGAAGAGATCTTTAAGGAAGATGACACAACCACCGCAGAGCCAAAATCTATTATTAATCACCAATATGTGGGCCTGGGTGATGAAGAAGAGGATAATTTTATTGATTTGTCTCTGCCCGAAG
This window harbors:
- a CDS encoding S8 family serine peptidase produces the protein MDMAAPGEVILSTSPGGKYESRQGTSFSAALAAAAAALLLEQNPDMQPAEIKKALMETGDLLSTLIERTQTGRKVNAGNALEKIRPDQITDIEGSVIPVDRDMQVRESIDMTVLRQGDGGKPGTVTGGFGYHMMIVDGTVWAWGRNWTGQLGDGTNINRAMPGPVRNLFQVTAVDGGFEHSIALKSDGTVWTWGNNSYGKLGDGTTTSRYAPVQTAGLSDVTAISAGYDFNIALKSDGTVWAWGRNRYGQLGDGTTVSSSLPVQVSGLRNIIAISAGCEHALAIKSDGTVWAWGKNGKGQLGDGTNTARNTPVQVTGLNSITAISCGVDHTLAVKEDGTVWAWGDNSYGALGDGSLVGRNIPVQVDGLLNAQKVIAGYYYSHVLKDDGTLWSAGFNNSGSLGDGTSTDSSIFKMNPYLTQVTEVGEHNGRNTMILKADGSCFLWGPNNYGQLGPGTNAYYESVPLKLGLQTSIVKGAAGSYHSMVVEKGEVLAWGYNGSGILGDGTTTNRNTPAKVLQLQQVMGISGKNLHSRALLSDGTVKAWGNNSQGQLGDNTRTGRLTPVSVLNLNHIVGIGAGYYHSAGLKSDGTVWTWGMNSSGQLGTGDYYFYLAPVQVSSLSGVKAISVGRQHNLALKSDGTVWAWGENAYGQLGDNTTTGRVVPVQVLALSDIVAVSAGDRNSLALKSDGTVWSWGGSTTPYLPTQISTLSNVTGISAGGVHNLVLKSDGTAYAWGQNYYGQLGDGTNTTRGVPVKVQRFESGVLVSAGYDFSLGLSSDHNIWTWGQNTYGQLGDGTFRSNVWPKPNISTGPSFYYQYDHNNRLIMRQGNTTWQFIYDQNGNLLSKEPLN
- a CDS encoding B12-binding domain-containing radical SAM protein; its protein translation is MKVLLLEHPRYIARERCNDIANTPLSSSLISGYVAGMLSDRGHEVKIIEGYLEKMSYDEIFDEVRDFSPDLMAVHLVYSWGNNQNLFALINKLKSDGSAKFVLVYGFYPTFAYEEILRSCPALDGAVISEPELTLAELTERFDGTGVPKSISGMAWRNEDGSLEVKRRDPVENLDDLPYPLRTPVMMKMYEVNLEGSRGCYGGCTFCYINPYYGREHACWRGRTPEHIMSEIDQIIAKWGKKEFYFTDPNFFGPGKRGQERALKLAQMIKERKIHFGIEARVNDIHEETISALVEAGLRDILIGLESGKDDSLKRLNKMTTVAQNERALKILRKYGIEPNVGFIMFEPDSSLADIRTNLEFLLRNDLLKNLAITANVLYHPQIILQGTKAYQELKKAGRLVLGATTYEGAADFADPQVKTLAEAMSQITNHLFVKMNDIWSGRVPEPEDAEGRYQKLNQLLVQSFSHGLEQLESGVVFSNEEISQIVAFQKQKMNEYLPL
- a CDS encoding DUF1002 domain-containing protein yields the protein MSIKNRKILMMLGVITMLLMLAPLAVLAGKTEAVSLGADLTAAQRTQMLEEFGVSERDVDIIEVSIQDVEEHLKGIATKEKIGTKAISSSHVKLLPRGEGLGVSTHNITWVTKEMYANALVTAGVKDAEVQIAAPFDVTGTTALTGIMLAFEEATGEKLSTDAKETANEELFVTEDISQDIGKDEAVKLIQNVKKEITQQNIKTPEDMRQVILNIAQELGINLSEEQVNQILNLMEKISKLDLNVDTITKQLDSISRNLDIVKDTLNENKGFFQNLLDSIMSWLRSIFG